One genomic region from Sciurus carolinensis chromosome 2, mSciCar1.2, whole genome shotgun sequence encodes:
- the Mrps11 gene encoding 28S ribosomal protein S11, mitochondrial: MQVVRNSGSWILRSWIRPGTTGVVAEVPSRTIHTGAQKLQDAAAKQEVEEAAPSHSSFSIYPPVPGQESSLRWAGKKFEEIPVAHIKASYNNTQIQVVSATHQPLARASCGTEGFRNAKKGTGIAAQTAGIAAAAKATGKGVTHIRVVVKGLGPGRWSAIKGLTMGGLEVISITDNTPIPHNGCRPRKARRL, from the exons ATGCAGGTTGTAAGAAACTCGGGGTCTTGGATCTTGCGGTCGTGGATTCGGCCCGGGACAACCGG GGTTGTAGCCGAAGTCCCATCCCGTACTATCCACACCGGCGCCCAGAAACTGCAAGATGCGGCGGCCAAGCAGGAAGTTGAGGAGGCTGCTCCGAGCCACAGCAGCTTCAG CATTTACCCTCCAGTTCCAGGCCAGGAGAGCTCTCTGCGATGGGCAGGAAAGAAATTTGAGGAGATCCCAGTTGCACACATTAAAGCATCCTACAACAA cACACAGATCCAGGTGGTCTCTGCCACTCACCAGCCCCTGGCCCGTGCTTCCTGTGGCACAGAGGGGTTTCGGAATGCCAAGAAGGGCACAGGCATAGCTGCACAGACAGCAGGCATAGCTGCAGCAGCA AAAGCTACAGGAAAGGGTGTAACCCACATCCGAGTGGTGGTGAAAGGCCTGGGGCCAGGGCGCTGG TCTGCCATCAAGGGACTGACCATGGGGGGGCTAGAAGTGATTTCAATCACAGACAACACCCCCATCCCCCACAATGGTTGCCGCCCCAGGAAGGCTCGGAGGCTGTAA